One window from the genome of Elaeis guineensis isolate ETL-2024a chromosome 5, EG11, whole genome shotgun sequence encodes:
- the LOC105033967 gene encoding uncharacterized protein yields the protein MRDGEFNRLLPLAFEGSSDPTKSLKQLKKMEKAFASMECIDQENICFAAYQLQGKHLKVRSCQVTVENDGPITWETFYQEFKDFFKNLKFEKKNEFTRLIQGNMMVAQHDAKFTELSHFAPDLVAADNIKVQRFEKGLRPKIHVGVQLMWLIFYGEVVNLAKIME from the coding sequence ATGAGGGATGGAGAATTTAACAGGTTGCTACCACTTGCTTTTGAAGGATCTAGTGATCCCACCAAATCACTGAAGCAGCTCaagaaaatggagaaggcatttGCTAGTATGGAATGTATAGACCAAGAAAATATCTGCTTTGCTGCTTATCAGTTACAAGGGAAGCATTTGAAGGTGAGAAGTTGTCAAGTGACAGTGGAAAATGATGGGCCAATTACTTGGGAGACCTTTTATCAAGAGTTTAaagatttcttcaagaatctcaAATTTGAGAAGAAAAATGAATTCACAAGGCTAATTCAAGGGAACATGATGGTAGCTCAGCATGATGCTAAATTTACAGAGTTGTCCCATTTTGCTCCAGATCTAGTGGCTGCTGACAACATCAAGGTCCAGAGATTTGAGAAAGGGCTAAGGCCCAAGATCCATGTTGGAGTGCAATTGATGTGGTTAATCTTCTATGGGGAGGTGGTCAATTTAGCAAAAATAATGGAGTAG